The nucleotide window TGATTTTAGCATGTTTTTAGGGGATATTATCCTAAGAAGCGGAGACAAATATCGTGCTACAAGCGCACTTGATAGCGATGATATCAGTGTCGTTGTCGGACTTGTGGAGGATTTTGACCTCACATCTATAGGCGTAACTGATAGTAAAGGTGTGCTACTAGGACGTATCACAACAGACGATATACACGATATCATTCAAGAACGAGCCACCGAGCAGCTTTATAACCTAGCTGGCGTAAACGACGAGGCCGAGGAGGAAGAGAGTCTGGCAAGTGCTGGTAAGGCGAGGGCGATATGGCTTGGGATAAATTTATGCACAGCTATTATAAGCTCGCTTATAATAGGGCTTTTTGACGCGACGATTGCCTCATATGTCGCACTTGCCGTACTCATGCCTATCGTGGCATCCATGGGGGGAAATGCTGGCACGCAATCGCTTACCGTTACAGTGCGGCGCCTTGCACTTGGTGAGATAGAATTTAAAGACGCAAAGGACGTAGTAAGGCGCGAAGTACTGCTATCGCTTAGTAACGGAGTATTATTTGGCGTAATAGCTGGCGTGATAGCATGGGCGTGGTTTGACCGTCCGATGCTAGGTGCGGTTATTACAAGCAGTATGATTATAAATTTATTCAGTGCTGGCTTTTTTGGCACGGTTATACCGCTTGGGCTAAAGAAATTTAACATAGACCCAGCCGTTGGATCGTCCGTCATTCTTACGACCTTTACAGATTGTATAGGATTTTTTAGCTTTTTAGGACTTGCAAAGTGGATATTACTATAACTGGCAAAGAACCGCTAATCAATCCTAAATTTATCCGCCCATACAGGCTTAATTTTATACAAAACGGCAAGCCTCGCACATGGGAATGTATAAGTGCTATGCCCTCCGTATCTGCACTTTTATACCATAAAAGCAAGGATAGCTTTGTCTTTGTAAGACAGTTTCGCCCAGCAGTTTGGCACGCTACGGCTGACGATAGTGCTATTAGCAAGGATGAGCGCGGCTACACGTATGAACTTTGTGCAGGGCTGCTTGATAAGGGGCTAAGCGAAGAACAAACCATAATCGAGGAAATAGCCGAGGAGACTGGCTACGCAGTATCTTCGCTAATACGCATTACTCGCACTAGAAGTGGCTTTGGCTTTAGCGGCAACGCACAGACTATGTTTTATGCCCAGATTGATGATGATATGCTAATAGGCGAAGGCGGCGGCGTGGAGGATGAGTACATAGAGCTTTTTTACCTGCCTAGGACTATGGCGCATGAGTTTATATTTGATGAGCGATACGTCAAGGGGTTTGGGCTTGGCTTTGCGCTATTTTGGTGGAAGGATAAATTTAATCTAGCGCTTAAATAAGCTTAAAATCACCCCCTCCTCCCTAACGCAGAATAGTTTTATCCAAAGCAAAAATAAAGATAAATTTACACTCCATGATAGTGCGAATTTAAAGGCTTCTTTAAGCTTAAACTCAAGCCCTATATTGTGCATGAGTAGCTTATTAATCGCGATATGCTAGCCTAGCAAAGTAACCTAAATGCTAAAAGCCAAAAGCTTTGGCGAACTCAAAAAATTTAAGGTATCACAATATTTTCTAATTAAGCAAAAAGAATTTAAAAATATGATAACTTACCCTTATAAGCCAAAAAATGTCACAGACCTAGGAAAACTTTCTACAAACAACACAAAGACTATTTACTCAAGAGTCATGGACCTAAAAATAAACATAAATAATTTTATTAAGTTTTATACAATTAAAGTTTCAGGCTAAAAATTTAGCTCATTTTTTAGCCTCTTAAAAGTTTTAAACATCAAGCGATTAAAAGCATTAAAATACCGTTTAAATGCGAATAGTCCTCAACTCCATACCATACCACCACTATCTTACATTTTTAAAAATTTAAATTTATAACATCTTTTTAAATAAGCCTTGCTTTCTATGTCACTTTGTAGCACAAACTCGCACAGTCTAGACAAAGCCTAGCAAAAATGGACGCTAGCAAAACATCAAGCCGTAAAAAGTAGTCGGTTTACTAGGTTTTGCTAAGAGTGTTTTTAGGCTTACACTAAAGCTTTGCGAATGGCTAAAATCATGCCGCTACTGCATAAGTAATGGCGAATACTAAAAGCCAGTGGCTCAAATTAGGAGCGTTAGGCTTGTAAAGTGGCTTAAATTTGTGATTAAAAATAATATCCATACTTTAAAAATAAGCACTCTACAAACCAAATGTGCAAATTTTAAAAATATCCACGTCTTAATCCAGGGAAAATAGCATTACAAAGATAAAGCCTTAATTTTACCAAATATGCGTAAGAATTTAAATTAAAGGCTCTTTTAAACAATAGTGTTATTTTACAAAATTGCAAAAGTAAGCTACCCACGTATGTGAGTAACTTAGCCCCGATTTTATAGTGTACAAAAGCCACTCAGCCAAAAATCGTGCAACCACCTGTTAGCAGTTATGTCTTACACACTACCGCCACAAGAGTTTGGGCGATTCTGAAGGAATTAGGATAATAACTACTAAGTAGGGCGTGCCTTATTAAGTTAGTAGGCAAGCATATCGCTTTACTATGTAAGCAGTAATGTTTTGATTTTATTGTGGCTTAAAATTTGTAAATAAAATAATGCTATTTTAAAAGAGCCCAATTAAAATAGTCAAGCCCTATTTATACAGCCTAGCAAAGCCCTCTGGGTCTTTAGTCTGCATAGGCTCGCTTAGTAAAGCAACCCCACAAGCACCACTTTTTATGCAAAGGGGCGCATTTTGAGGATTTATCCCACCTAGAGCGATTATTTTTACGCCGCCAAACTCATTAAAAATCTGCCCTATTAAACTAACGCCAGCTGGCTTAGCATTTGGCTTGCAGCTAGCGCCAAATATAGGCGATACAACGAGCAAAGAAGCTCCGAGGCTAAGCGCCGCCATAGCCTCTAAAAGGCTATGCGCTGGAGCATAAAAACCGCTTTTAATACCACATTTTAGATCACGAAAAGCACTAAAATCACCGTAGCAAAGCCCAAGACTATCAAGCCTATCCCTAATCCACTCCCCACTAGCCCAAAAATCGAGGTTTAAATTTATAGCAACCTCATAAAAGTGATTTATCACAAGTCTTGTTTTGCTACTTTGGCACAGTTTTTTAAGCCTAAGTGCCAAAGTAAAATACTCATCCTCGCTTAGCCATTTAGCGCGCAGTACAATAGCATCAACGCCTCCTTTGCAAAGCCTTTGCACTCTATCCTCAAAATCTCCAACGCAAATATCAGGCGAAGCAATAGCATAAACTAAGCTCAAATTTATACTCCAAATTTAAAGTTTTACAAATTTAAAGCTAGTATAAAAAGCCGATAAATTCATATTTTTAGTAAAATTTTATGTATTATTTTATGAAAAATTATAACTAAAATTAATCATAAATTTATACATACACATACTCACTCATCAATGGCATTAGTCCAGCAGATCTAATAGCCGCGCAAACCTCAGCCACGCTTCTAGTATCATCTATCTCAAACTGTCCATCGCCCTGCTTTTCTTGCTCGCTATGCTCTCCCACAGCCACGCTTACACCTGCACTCATTTTATTTGCTACAAGCCCTATGACATTATCTCTAAAATGCGCACGCTCTCTAGTTGATATGGTAATACTTGAAAGCGGCATCAAAAGCCTATAGGCCATAACAGCCTGCAGTAACTCGCGCTCGCTCACGCCAAGGCGTGCTAGCTTGGCATTGCCTAATATAGGGCGTAGTCTAGGGCAGGAAAAGCCTATCTCTGCGTGGGGGTATTTTTGCTGGATTAAATAAGCATGAACCCCAGTGGCATAGGCATCCTTACGCCAGTTATCAATACCCAAAAGCGCAGCAAAGCTAACCCCGCGCATGCCACCTAATATCGCTCGCTCTTGTGCTGCAAAGCGGTAGGGGAAAATACGCTTATTACCAGCTAGGTGAAGGCGCTCGTATTTGTCGGTACTATAAGTCTCTTGATACACGCTGACAAAGTCCGCCCCAGCCTCTTTAAGCTTCGCATATCCATCCACATTTAACGGATAAATTTCAACTCCCACGACTTTAAATTTTTCACGAGCTAATCGCACAGCATTTGCGATATATTCGACACTCGTGTGATTTGGAGCTTCGCCAGTTAGTAGCAATATCTCCTGTAAACCAGTAGCAGATATCACCTCAAGCTCTGAACGTATCGCCTCATCGCTAAGCTGATGGCGACGTATGTTATTATGCTCGCTAAAGCCACAATAAACGCAGTGATTTTCACAAAAATTTGAAATGTAAAGCGGCGTAAAAAGGGTGATATTTTCTCCAAAGGCACTTCTTGTTAGCCTTTTTGAAGTAGCAGCAATCTGCTCTAAAAACTCATCAGCAGCAGGGCTTAGCAACGCTCCAAAATCAGCTAAGCTACGATACGGCTTTTTAAGCGCTAAAACCACATCATCGGCACTATATGAGTCTGGGTCGTACTTATCGCGCGCAGCTAAAACCTCGTCCATCATCTGCGTACCCACATCCTGCTGCCCAGCCAAAAAGCTCATATGGTCAGTTCGTTTAAACTTCATCTCATTCACCCAAAAATCCAGTCAGCGGACTGCTCGCCTCTCCTCCACTTGCCACTTCTCGCACTCTACCAAGCCCAGCTAGATATCCAGCCCTGCCAGCCCTAACCGCCTCGCCAAAGGCTCTTGCCATTAGCCGCACATCACGAGCCGTGGCTATGGCGGTGTTTGCCATTACTGCAGCCGCACCCATTTGCATAGCCTCGCACGCCTGAGCTGGAGTGCCTATGCCTGCGTCAATGATGACTGGGGCGTCTAGCTCGTTTATCATTATCTCAATCGCCGCACGAAAGGCAAGACCCGCGTTTGAGCCAATGGGCGCAGCTAGGGGCATAACGCAGGCTGCCCCTGCACAGAGCATAGCTCTAGCGGCGGCTAGCTCTGGATACATATATGGCATCACGACAAAGCCCTCGCTGGCTAAAATCTCAGTCGCTTTTATTGTTTCAGCGTTATCAGGAAAGAGATATTTGCTATCTCTTATGACTTCGATTTTGACAAAGTCCCCACAGCCTAGCTCCCTGCCCAGCCTAGCTATACGCACCGCTTCATCGGCCGTCCTAGCTCCGCTTGTATTTGGCAAAAGCGTAACGTGCTTTGGGATAAAATCGAGTATATTTCGCTCGCTGCTCTCTCCCACTCGCCGCATAGCTAGCGTTATTATCTCCGCTCCAGCCTCATTTACGGCAGCGTCTATTAGCTCGTGGGCGTATTTGCCTGAGCCTAGGATAAAGCGGCTGTTAAACTCAAATTTACCTAATTTTAAAGTGTCATTCATAATCCACCCTTTTTAAATTTTGCATAAATTTTATCAAAATGCAGCTTAAAACTTATCTTTTAGCCTTGCCCTTATCTCATCTTTTATCTCTTTAGAATTTAAACAAAACTCACCAACTGCATCCTCAATCTGCATTAAAATAGCATAAATTTCACTCTCCCATTTACCTTTATCTTTTGTGTTTACATTTATACTCTGCACGTAGGCTAGCTTGCGACTTATCTCACTTAACCTTTGTAAAAATGGCTCTTTTGCACCCTGCTTTAAAGCGTCCCCATCAAGCCCCCTAAGTAATCTAATCTCGCCATCAATACTATCACAAAAAAGCGTATATTTATTAGCTATTGCAGGTAGATTTTCGCTAGTATTTTTAAAATTTTCACCATTTTCATAAGCCTCCCTATCAAGTCTATCAGTTATCTTTTTTAACTGCGTAATCATCAGCACAATAACTCCAGCAGTAACTAAAAAAGCGAGCAAATAAGCGTCCATAAATTCTCCTAATTTTTGATTTTATTATAGCACACTTATGAATTTTTAATTCATTTTTGGCTAAAATCTACCATTTTTAAATTTAAAAGGCGAGAAAATGGCTGATTTTTACAACCCAAAAGAAGTGGAAGAGAAGTATTATAAAATCTGCGAAGAGCGTGGATATTTCGAAACAGACGGCAACAAAAACATACAAAACGGCAAGAGCTTTTGCATTATGATGCCCCCACCAAACGTAACTGGCGTGCTACACATCGGACACGCCCTGACCTTTACCCTGCAAGACATCATCACCCGCTATAAGCGAATGGACGGCTTTACTACGCTGTGGCAGCCTGGGCTTGACCACGCAGGAATCGCCACGCAAAACGTCGTCGAAAAACAGCTTTTAAGCCAGGGACTTAGCAAGGAAGAGCTTGGGCGAAGCGAGTTTTTAAACCGCGTGTGGCAGTGGAAGGAAAAAAGCGGCGGCACGATCAACGCTCAGATGCGCCGCCTAGGCGTAACTCCAGCGTGGAGCAGAGAGCGATTTACCATGGATGAGGGGCTAAAAAACGCCGTTAAAAAGGCCTTTGTAAATTTATATGAAAAGGGGCTTATTTACAGGGGCGATTATATGATAAACTGGTGCACCCACGACGGCGCCTTA belongs to Campylobacter sp. 19-13652 and includes:
- the mgtE gene encoding magnesium transporter, giving the protein MNEELVNGAKEQLDAHLAGDEISAYDLTQHLKTLKKTDDEAYLDYLEKLDPQSLGDAAIEMPDYMLKDVIETVPHEKMLEALEELESDDATDLLQYIEDIDEDKAKELFDGLDKEDQDEILRLRSYDDYEAGAYMQTEVFSARLDERLQTAVERLRRLKSEGELENVSQLFLVDACGVLQYAVPLEDLILFDFSMFLGDIILRSGDKYRATSALDSDDISVVVGLVEDFDLTSIGVTDSKGVLLGRITTDDIHDIIQERATEQLYNLAGVNDEAEEEESLASAGKARAIWLGINLCTAIISSLIIGLFDATIASYVALAVLMPIVASMGGNAGTQSLTVTVRRLALGEIEFKDAKDVVRREVLLSLSNGVLFGVIAGVIAWAWFDRPMLGAVITSSMIINLFSAGFFGTVIPLGLKKFNIDPAVGSSVILTTFTDCIGFFSFLGLAKWILL
- a CDS encoding NUDIX hydrolase, producing MDITITGKEPLINPKFIRPYRLNFIQNGKPRTWECISAMPSVSALLYHKSKDSFVFVRQFRPAVWHATADDSAISKDERGYTYELCAGLLDKGLSEEQTIIEEIAEETGYAVSSLIRITRTRSGFGFSGNAQTMFYAQIDDDMLIGEGGGVEDEYIELFYLPRTMAHEFIFDERYVKGFGLGFALFWWKDKFNLALK
- a CDS encoding thiamine phosphate synthase, giving the protein MSLVYAIASPDICVGDFEDRVQRLCKGGVDAIVLRAKWLSEDEYFTLALRLKKLCQSSKTRLVINHFYEVAINLNLDFWASGEWIRDRLDSLGLCYGDFSAFRDLKCGIKSGFYAPAHSLLEAMAALSLGASLLVVSPIFGASCKPNAKPAGVSLIGQIFNEFGGVKIIALGGINPQNAPLCIKSGACGVALLSEPMQTKDPEGFARLYK
- the thiH gene encoding 2-iminoacetate synthase ThiH, with the protein product MKFKRTDHMSFLAGQQDVGTQMMDEVLAARDKYDPDSYSADDVVLALKKPYRSLADFGALLSPAADEFLEQIAATSKRLTRSAFGENITLFTPLYISNFCENHCVYCGFSEHNNIRRHQLSDEAIRSELEVISATGLQEILLLTGEAPNHTSVEYIANAVRLAREKFKVVGVEIYPLNVDGYAKLKEAGADFVSVYQETYSTDKYERLHLAGNKRIFPYRFAAQERAILGGMRGVSFAALLGIDNWRKDAYATGVHAYLIQQKYPHAEIGFSCPRLRPILGNAKLARLGVSERELLQAVMAYRLLMPLSSITISTRERAHFRDNVIGLVANKMSAGVSVAVGEHSEQEKQGDGQFEIDDTRSVAEVCAAIRSAGLMPLMSEYVYV
- a CDS encoding thiazole synthase, with product MNDTLKLGKFEFNSRFILGSGKYAHELIDAAVNEAGAEIITLAMRRVGESSERNILDFIPKHVTLLPNTSGARTADEAVRIARLGRELGCGDFVKIEVIRDSKYLFPDNAETIKATEILASEGFVVMPYMYPELAAARAMLCAGAACVMPLAAPIGSNAGLAFRAAIEIMINELDAPVIIDAGIGTPAQACEAMQMGAAAVMANTAIATARDVRLMARAFGEAVRAGRAGYLAGLGRVREVASGGEASSPLTGFLGE